A stretch of the Arachis stenosperma cultivar V10309 chromosome 6, arast.V10309.gnm1.PFL2, whole genome shotgun sequence genome encodes the following:
- the LOC130934058 gene encoding uncharacterized protein LOC130934058 has product MEDEEEETNNAQPARRALASYIIPNARNCGSSILTPNIHANNFELKPQLITLVQNNCSFGGGPLEDPNQHLSIFLKICETVKTSGVHPDIYKLLLFLFSLRDKASQWLETFPKESINSWEELVSKFLAKFYPPQRIIRLKTEVQTFTQMDGKLLYEAWERYKALIRKCLPEMFSEWDRLQNFYEGLTMKAQEALDYSAGGSLQLMKTAEEAQHLIDTMTNNQYFYAHQRQRQPAPKRGVLELEGVDTILAQNKQIHQQLQQQMEMTAKKIDGLQIAAVNTQSQSQTSHGWKQYEEGFGTFNYEQQGPEQVQYMNKTSSSFQHDFHGDAHNPSWRTHSNFRWGEH; this is encoded by the coding sequence atggaggatgaggaagaagaaacCAACAATGCTCAACCTGCAAGGAGGGCGTTGGCCTCTTACATTATCCCCAATGCAAGaaactgtgggagtagcatacTCACTCCCAACATTCAtgcaaataactttgagttgaagcctcaacttatTACTCTGGTGCAGAACAATTGCTCCTTTGGAGGAGGTCcacttgaagatccaaaccaacacttatccatcTTCCTCAAGATTTGTGAAACTGTCAAAACAAGTGGTGTGCATCCAGACATCTACAAGCTGCTGCTGTTTCTATTCTCTCTGAGGGATAAGGCTTCTCAATGGTTAGAGACATTTCCCAAAGAAAGCATCAATAGTTGGGAAGAATTAGTGAGTAAATTCCTAGCCAAATTCTACCCACCTCAGAGGATCATTAGATTGAAGACAGAAGTgcaaacattcactcaaatggatgGAAAATTACTTTATGaggcttgggagagatacaaggccttgatcagaaagtgtctaCCTGAGATGTTTAGCGAATGGGACAGACTTCAGAACTTCTATGAGGGCTTGACTATGAAAGCCCAAGAGGCCCTTGATTATTCGGCAGGAGGTTCATTACAACTAATGAAGACAGCTGAAGAAGCCCAACATCTCATAGACACTATGACCAACAATCAATACTTTTATGCTCAtcaaaggcaacgccaaccagCTCCCAAGAGAGGTGTcttggagcttgaaggtgttgacactatcttggcacaaaataaACAGATACATCAACAACTTCAGCAACAAATGGAAATGACGGCCAAGAAAATTGATGGACTGCAAATTGCTGCAGTAAATACACAAAGCCAATCTCAAACCTCACATGGATGGAAGCAATATGAAGAAGGTTTTGGGACATTCAATTATGAGCAACAAGGCCCTGAGCAGGTGCAATACATGAATAAGACCTCAAGTTCATTCCAACACGACTTCCATGGTGATGCACACAATCCATCCTGGAGGACTCATTCTAACTTTAGGTGGGGTGAGCATTAG